Proteins co-encoded in one Aspergillus luchuensis IFO 4308 DNA, chromosome 6, nearly complete sequence genomic window:
- a CDS encoding uncharacterized protein (COG:S;~EggNog:ENOG410Q1M2), which produces MAGIELPPHLMRQATRTNSRIPPMARRSVSPFPTRMAALSRDKLQKEASTKNPDLRRCLAHHTLLNRSIEAAQQDVRRRMASFHLDEEDDDDFTTSYHSTPNEATAVPLIRVQITNAVRAMVKRRAADSQQNDQLNGLTRAPANADKAVNNNSSSSSSSSMKSLKRVPRVVFGRRRWPLYGAGPLQTGLVS; this is translated from the coding sequence ATGGCCGGTATCgaacttcctcctcacctgATGCGTCAGGCCACCCGCACCAACAGCCGCATTCCTCCCATGGCTCGTCGCTCcgtctctcccttccccactCGCATGGCCGCTCTCTCCCGCGACAAGCTTCAAAAGGAAGCCTCTACAAAGAACCCCGATCTGCGCCGATGCCTTGCTCACCACACTCTCCTCAATCGCTCCATTGAAGCCGCCCAGCAAGACGTGCGTCGGCGCATGGCATCCTTCCAccttgatgaagaagacgatgatgacttcaccacctcctacCACTCTACACCCAATGAGGCTACGGCTGTGCCTCTCATCCGGGTCCAGATCACCAATGCTGTGCGGGCTATGGTCAAGCGTCGTGCCGCAGATAGCCAGCAGAACGACCAGCTGAATGGGTTGACGCGGGCGCCTGCGAATGCAGACAAGGCGgtgaacaacaacagcagcagcagcagcagcagcagtatgaAGAGTTTGAAGAGGGTCCCTCGTGTGGTCTTCGGTCGGCGTCGCTGGCCTTTGTATGGAGCGGGACCACTGCAGACTGGATTGGTTAGCTGA
- a CDS encoding wax synthase family protein (COG:S;~EggNog:ENOG410Q2ZX;~InterPro:IPR032805;~PFAM:PF13813;~TransMembrane:8 (o6-26i33-52o58-79i149-168o209-237i293-311o323-348i360-381o)): MPQWIPPAQFLAIQILTGTTVAFTPANSPLRSIASLLVLVLAYCMQISANAHLHGTRFGAPLVAMCWMNVLNGIDLLVLTRADYDKQLAYNNTKLKSTSDKSPNKPQSKSLLEKYLWSLNLSFNYRRINTPWQIRALTTFNKIPTRTQFLLTSLLKLTISIAILQLLTLETTDPYLGRAVDKLPVRPDEIIFPFWYHNGWGKDDLVLRFLFTLSFGIVARAFIVAGYTSAAVVAVALGQEPSMWPPVGGGLLDAWSIRRFWGKTWHQTLRQLLCSNADFVSGSILRLPVRFQWCFRVIFAFVVSGLVHTGMDVGFGVRIDESGALWFFALQILGVAGEMLAEVLLAPVSVFVPRGLRRGIGFIWVAIFMMWTLPVWIYPILVQLYGDGVRMMSPFLGFEGWDI; this comes from the exons atgccACAATGGATACCCCCGGCTCAATTCCTCGCTATCCAGATCCTAACCGGCACCACCGTCGCCTTCACCCCAGCTAATTCTCCCCTCCGATCAATCGCCTCCCTTCTCGTACTTGTCCTCGCCTACTGCATGCAAATCAGCGCAAATGCCCACCTCCATGGCACCCGCTTCGGCGCCCCGCTCGTCGCAATGTGTTGGATGAACGTTCTCAACGGGATTGATTTGCTAGTCCTTACGCGCGCAGACTACGATAAACAGCTCGCATATAACAACACAAAGCTGAAGTCAACCTCCGACAAATCACCAAATAAACCGCAAAGCAAATCTCTCCTCGAAAAATACCTCTGGTCTCTAAATCTCTCCTTCAACTACCGCCGCATCAACACCCCCTGGCAAATCCGCGCTCTCACCACGTTCAACAAGATCCCAACTCGgacccaattcctcctcacctccctcctcaagctcACCATTTCCATCGcaatcctccagctcctcacACTCGAGACCACCGATCCGTATCTCGGCCGCGCAGTGGATAAATTACCCGTTCGACCGGACGAGATTATTTTCCCGTTCTGGTATCATAATGGCTGGGGTAAAGATGACCTCGTGCTTAGATTCCTCTTCACTCTCTCGTTTGGAATCGTGGCGCGTGCGTTCATTGTCGCGGGATATACCTCTGCCGCGGTGGTAGCTGTAGCATTGGGCCAAGAGCCGAGTATGTGGCCGCCTGTCGGGGGTGGATTGCTGGATGCGTGGTCGATTAGGAGGTTCTGGGG AAAAACATGGCACCAAACCCTCCGCCAACTCCTCTGCTCGAACGCCGACTTCGTCTCGGGATCTATTTTGCGTCTTCCGGTCCGATTCCAGTGGTGCTTCCGGGTGATTTTCGCGTTCGTTGTTTCAGGTTTAGTGCATACGGGAATGGATGTAGGGTTCGGGGTGCGGATTGATGAGAGCGGGGCATTGTGGTTCTTCGCGTTACAAATTCTGGGTGTGGCGGGGGAGATGCTCGctgaggtgttgttggctcCTGTCAGTGTGTTTGTGCCGAGAGGACTTAGACGTGGGATTGGGTTTATTTGGGTAGCGATTTTCATGATGTGGACTTTGCCGGTGTGGATTTATCCTATTTTGGTCCAGTTGTATGGAGATGGCGTGCGCATGATGAGTCCATTCTTGGGGTTTGAGGGATGGGATATTTGA
- a CDS encoding uncharacterized protein (COG:S;~EggNog:ENOG410PIJ9;~InterPro:IPR036864,IPR007219,IPR001138;~PFAM:PF00172;~go_function: GO:0000981 - DNA-binding transcription factor activity, RNA polymerase II-specific [Evidence IEA];~go_function: GO:0003677 - DNA binding [Evidence IEA];~go_function: GO:0008270 - zinc ion binding [Evidence IEA];~go_process: GO:0006351 - transcription, DNA-templated [Evidence IEA];~go_process: GO:0006355 - regulation of transcription, DNA-templated [Evidence IEA]) has product MPTLRRKNGREPACEACRRRKLACDHETPACQRCRRLSLKCVYLANPLTKDRARSLPEAVSPTVLSNESDGPPSAKTCPGAQSTTPILESSAEYLGPTSFASVFVEHRDRFEVDQALRIPGSEDINRVKVQSPTQPGNPTITPRMLQLGIQILQNLPDELTCNLLFVHPMALMDACFRPAYRIASDKMWDEYRDVLRLRNSEHLQYVAKRFSECSLTPLPAEQNPHRWIESFSGKRTRWELLGSLFTIWSSAASQLPVQHDVITQYCRQHAFKGPKELMVHFKRCASMCIELCSQLGAINILFVNLAFKHNILESIASGDKSLSCWRQHGDVIAVTTSIGLHRELSSDWKEVSFQHELKRRVYASIYNFDKVISTFTGRPPLLNREYSTTQLPLDINDDDIFSDRIGNAVAKLNSDGWDSSVDRQPYPTTILRARAMLARNREEMLEVSETSQDSITDVAVQTCLQLKGQATDIYAQFPEVIKFKTEDVHDRDIPGQLLALRVLVRLDFLLNLFILERLLTRHRVVDEKALIQVSHEMVGLTLIYWKHKDRFENHVDFSWLAMSYAVPGSGILCLELLRQSGSPETYTLDLPRSDIIQNLSVLVAFLDWLRPSESDIAAKAQIKGILQRSLDRILSMPASLQSLTRALDALPDLIGADPHLDLLNTFAWVDWDAAL; this is encoded by the exons ATGCCCACTCTCAGGAGAAAGAATGGCCGAGAGCCTGCGTGTGAGGCATGCCGTCGGCGCAAACTGGCCTGCGACCACGAAACCCCCGCTTGCCAGCGGTGTCGGCGATTGTCCTTGAAATGCGTCTATCTCGCCAATCCCCTCACTAAAGACAGAGCAAGAAGCCTGCCTGAGGCTGTGTCGCCGACTGTCTTGAGCAATGAGAGCGATGGGCCCCCAAGCGCAAAGACCTGCCCTGGAGCACAGTCGACCACGCCAATACTGGAAAGTTCAGCCGAGTACCTGGGGCCCACGAGTTTCGCATCCGTGTTCGTGGAACATCGGGATCGATTCGAAGTGGACCAAGCACTGAGGATTCCAGGTAGCGAAGACATCAATCGCGTCAAGGTGCAAAGTCCCACTCAGCCGGGGAACCCTACCATCACACCGAGAATGCTCCAACTGGGGATCCAGATCCTACAGAACCTGCCGGATGAGCTAACTTGCAACTTGCTCTTCGTCCATCCAATGGCCTTAATGGATGCCTGCTTCCGGCCAGCTTATCGGATCGCTTCTGATAAGATGTGGGATGAGTATCGAGACGTGCTCCGGCTGCGAAACAGCGAGCACCTACAATATGTTGCGAAGCGGTTTTCAGAGTGCAGTCTCACGCCATTGCCGGCTGAACAGAATCCACACCGCTGGATCGAGTCTTTCTCGGGAAAGAGAACGCGTTGGGAGCTGCTAGGGTCATTGTTCACTATTTGGTCGTCTGCGGCTTCACAGTTGCCGGTGCAACACGATGTCATTACTCAGTACTGTCGACAACATGCATTCAAGGGCCCCAAAGAACTCATGGTGCATTTTAAACGCTGTGCATCCATGTGCATCGAGCTGTGTAGCCAGCTGGGTGCTATTAACATTCTCTTTGTAAATTTGGCATTCAAGCATAACATCCTTGAGAGCATTGCCAGCGGTGATAAAA GTCTTTCATGTTGGCGACAACATGGCGATGTGATTGCAGTCACAACATCAATTGGTCTTCACCGGGAATTGTCGTCCGACTGGAAGGAGGTCTCTTTCCAGCACGAACTCAAACGACGTGTCTACGCATCGATTTACAATTTCGACAAGGTTATCTCTACCTTCACCGGAAGACCACCACTTCTGAACAGAGAATACTCGACAACTCAGTTGCCTCTGGATATTAACGACGACGATATATTTTCCGACAGGATTGGCAATGCCGTAGCCAAGCTCAACTCCGATGGTTGGGACAGCAGTGTGGATCGACAACCGTATCCAACCACAATCCTACGAGCGCGCGCAATGCTAGCAAGGAACCGCGAAGAGATGCTAGAAGTATCAGAGACTTCTCAGGATAGCATCACTGACGTTGCAGTACAAACATGCCT TCAACTCAAAGGACAAGCTACAGACATATATGCACAGTTTCCTGAGGTCATCAAGTTCAAGACAGAAGACGTCCACGACCGCGACATTCCCGGCCAGCTGCTCGCCTTGCGCGTTCTTGTGCGCCTGGACTTTCTACTCAACCTATTCATCCTAGAGAGACTTCTGACCCGACACAGAGTGGTCGACGAAAAAGCTTTGATCCAGGTTAGCCATGAAATGGTAGGATTAACCCTGATATATTGGAAGCATAAGGACCGGTTCGAGAACCACGTTGATTTCTCCTGGCTG GCTATGTCCTACGCCGTCCCAGGCAGCGGCATCCTCTGCCTCGAGCTTCTCCGTCAATCCGGCTCCCCCGAAACATACACCTTAGATCTTCCCCGATCGGACATCATCCAGAACCTCAGTGTGCTGGTCGCCTTTCTCGACTGGCTCCGGCCCTCCGAATCCGACATCGCAGCCAAGGCGCAAATCAAGGGAATATTGCAACGCTCACTGGACCGAATCCTCAGCATGCCGGCATCGCTACAAAGTCTGACGAGAGCCCTAGACGCGCTACCGGACCTTATAGGCGCAGACCCCCATCTCGACCTGTTGAATACATTCGCTTGGGTAGACTGGGATGCAGCATTATAG
- a CDS encoding DUF202 domain-containing protein (COG:S;~EggNog:ENOG410PY1B;~InterPro:IPR003807;~PFAM:PF02656;~TransMembrane:3 (i133-154o174-195i216-236o)), translated as MVDRQNHSSAPDKTIAAATGREEILTPPAACHTAQRPHRDDDDARSTDNDLDALELRNIATQDDDEAGFSTESISSGEYRIRTHRTVSRTTHSNREDTSKGLTGRVRRFWTRNVVLTVPQKSNRDHFALERTFLAYIRTSVMVAMQGVLIAQLFRLQHLASPDPALGFYEVGVPLAVSCYSVAILIAAMGAYRFWKQQNVVALGTVYAGGWELNCIGVLIGLIILTTFVLSLVITVELKYDDN; from the exons ATGGTTGATCGCCAGAACCATTCTTCTGCACCAGACAAGACGATCGCTGCAGCGACCGGTCGCGAGGAGATTCTCACCCCACCAGCTGCCTGCCACACAGCTCAACGACCTCATcgcgatgacgacgacgccAGAAGCACTGATAACGACCTGGATGCCCTCGAGCTCCGCAATATAGCCACCcaagatgacgatgaggccGGCTTCTCAACCGAATCAATCTCCTCGGGCGAATATCGTATCCGCACACATCGGACCGTTTCCCGCACCACTCATTCCAACCGGGAGGACACAAGCAAGGGGTTGACGGGACGGGTTCGTCGCTTTTGGACGCGAAATGTAGTGTTGACGGTGCCGCAGAAGAGTAATCGGGATCATTTCG CTTTAGAGCGAACTTTCTTAGCTTACATTCGCACATCGGTCATGGTCGCCATGCAAGGTGTGCTGATCGCCCAATTATTTCGACTCCAGCATTTAGCTTCGCCGGATCCAGCATTGGGGTTCTATGAAGTGGGGGTCCCCCTGGCGGTTAGCTGTTATAGCGTGGCAATTCTGATAGCTGCCATGGGCGCGTATCGCTTCTGGAAGCAGCAAAATGTGGTGGCTCTGGGGACGGTGTATGCGGGGGGGTGGGAGCTGAACTGCATTGGGGTTTTAATTGGGTTG ATCATTTTGACGACCTTCGTTCTGTCCCTGGTTATTACGGTCGAGTTGAAGTATGATGATAACTAG
- a CDS encoding GFA family protein (COG:S;~EggNog:ENOG410PYGA;~InterPro:IPR011057,IPR006913;~PFAM:PF04828;~SECRETED:SignalP(1-20);~go_function: GO:0016846 - carbon-sulfur lyase activity [Evidence IEA]) — protein MWMNMLHFLLTLTFNIPASCHESSHHSPSSTSIHSTSTMPYTGRCNCTSVSITLPAQPERSVACHCINCKKAGGGSFSINYFIDQSDMTIEDPSQAMKIYSDPNTSSGNIIQRHFCSSCGSPLFTLSPKVPGKAYLKAALFDIVSKPESVFFGDKQEEWVSINLA, from the exons ATGTGGATGAACATGCTCCACTTTCTCCTGACATTGACCTTTAATATCCCGGCAAGCTGCCACGAATCGAGTCATCACAGTCCAtcttccacatccatccacaGCACCTCAACGATGCCCTACACCGGCCGTTGTAACTGCACCAGCGTCTCTATCACCCTTCCGGCACAGCCGGAGAGGAGTGTAGCCTGCCACTG CATCAACTGCAAGAAAGCTGGAGGAGGCT CTTTCTCAATCAACTACTTCATCGATCAAAGTGACATGACCATCGAAGACCCCAGCCAGGCAATGAAGATCTACAGCGATCCCAACACTTCTTCGGGGAACATCATCCAG CGTCATTTTTGCTCCAGTTGTGGAAG CCCATTATTCACGTTGTCGCCAAAGGTGCCGGGTAAAGCGTATCTGAAAGCAGCGCTGTTTGACATTGTGTCAAAGCCAGAATCAGTGTTTTTCGGCGATAAGCAGGAGGAGTGGGTGAGCATTAACTTGGCATAG
- the pfa4 gene encoding putative palmitoyltransferase with autoacylation activity Pfa4 (COG:S;~EggNog:ENOG410PM4A;~InterPro:IPR001594,IPR033682;~PFAM:PF01529;~TransMembrane:4 (i12-32o44-61i139-158o178-199i);~go_component: GO:0005789 - endoplasmic reticulum membrane [Evidence IEA];~go_function: GO:0016409 - palmitoyltransferase activity [Evidence IEA];~go_function: GO:0019706 - protein-cysteine S-palmitoyltransferase activity [Evidence IEA]), protein MASSSFRLSQLAIPSVCILISFLAYSSQYFFLYFEPAPLRDTELWRLNIFALCIWICYYRTCTVDPGRIPKDWKPLDSKQLEADRASGRQRWCRKCEAYKPPRAHHCRTCQRCIPKMDHHCPWTSNCVSHFTFPHFVRFLFYAVTGMSYLETLLYERASIIWASRNRPSYLGPSALQMGHLFVLLVVNSFTVFFLMILLGRTIWSMSINTTTIEEWEIERHQTLVRRSRHFGGYLTGPGGVRIRIKKQEFPYDIGIWSNIKAGMGGTANVLSWFWPLARTPDRRTGLEFEVNDFEDPNVTWPPPDPDRIPVTARTAMDDVEPQTPAIYGRKGDSSNGAPRASQEIRRRKRFHDRAQDEINQSGSSRGSSPDYSTEPEDGEEGWKNSEGERLRDFGVEEDVEFYDEEDIPLAILMQQKAQRQ, encoded by the exons ATGGCTAGCTCTTCATTCCGGTTGTCGCAGCTGGCGATTCCATCAGTTTGCATCTTAATTAGCTTTCTCGCGTACAGCTCGCAGTATTTCTTTCTGTACTTCGAGCCAGCTCCGCTCAGGGACACCGAGCTATGGCGCCTCAACATCTTTGCCCTGTGCATCTGGATATGTTATTATCGAACTTGCACTGTAGATCCTGGTCGCATTCCCAAAGATTGGAAGCCATTAGACAGTAAGCAACTCGAAGCCGACCGTGCTAGTGGTCGTCAACGATGGTGCCGTAAATGTGAGGCATACAAGCCGCCAAGAGCCCACCATTGTCGAACGTGCCAAAG ATGCATTCCAAAGATGGACCATCATTGCCCATGGACCTCGAACTGTGTCTCGCACTTCACCTTCCCTCACTTCGTGCGTTTTCTGTTCTACGCCGTAACAGGAATGTCTTATCTCGAAACCCTTCTCTATGAAAGAGCGTCAATAATTTGGGCTTCCCGGAATCGTCCAAGC TATTTAGGCCCTAGTGCGCTGCAGATGGGCCATTTGTTCGTTCTCCTTGTAGTGAACAGCTTCACGGTCTTCTTTCTCATGATCCTTCTCGGTCGGACCATCTGGTCTATGAGCATTAATACGACAACCATCGAAGAATGGGAAATTGAACGACATCAAACGCTGGTTCGTCGGTCCCGTCACTTCGGTGGGTATTTGACCGGACCAGGTGGCGTCAGGATCCGAATCAAAAAGCAGGAGTTTCCGTACGATATCGGAATCTGGTCCAACATTAAGGCTGGAATGGGCGGAACTGCTAAT gTTCTGAGCTGGTTTTGGCCGCTGGCTAGAACTCCTGACCGTCGGACAGGATTGGAGTTCGAAGTAAACGACTTTGAAG ATCCTAATGTTACCTGGCCACCTCCCGACCCGGACAGAATCCCGGTTACAGCCAGAACAGCcatggatgatgtcgagCCCCAGACTCCGGCAATTTACGGGAGGAAGGGTGATAGCTCCAATGGGGCGCCGAGAGCTAGCCAGGAAATCAGACGTCGTAAGCGCTTCCATGATCGGGCACAGGATGAAATAAATCAGAGCGGCTCTTCTCGGGGATCTTCGCCAGATTATAGTACTGAGCCTGAagatggtgaggaagggTGGAAGAACTCTGAGGGCGAACGGCTACGTGACTTTGGGGTTGAAGAGGACGTCGAATTCtacgacgaggaagacatccCACTCGCCATTCTGATGCAACAAAAAGCACAACGACAATAA
- a CDS encoding putative DNA mismatch repair protein (COG:L;~EggNog:ENOG410PMDG;~InterPro:IPR014762,IPR003594,IPR036890,IPR038973, IPR013507,IPR020568,IPR014721;~PFAM:PF01119,PF02518;~go_component: GO:0032300 - mismatch repair complex [Evidence IEA];~go_function: GO:0005524 - ATP binding [Evidence IEA];~go_function: GO:0016887 - ATPase activity [Evidence IEA];~go_function: GO:0030983 - mismatched DNA binding [Evidence IEA];~go_process: GO:0006298 - mismatch repair [Evidence IEA]) produces MPIAALSPEAVRAIGSASVISDPCSIVKELLDNALDATATSVFIEISQNTLDVIQVKDNGHGIPTSDHPFVCKRTFTSKIQSVEDLRTIGGKSLGFRGEALASAAEVSGGVTITTRVPHEPVGSSIKYGRNGELLSTQRASHPVGTSVRITDLFKHIPVRRQTTIKNAAKTLARIKKLVQAYAIAQPSKRLSLKVLRVKTETNNWMYGPGKDASLVDAALKVVGTEASSSCLVKAWPPENDSDRSFRILALLPKPDSDLAKVNGLGQYISIDGRPLSTTRGVAQDTAKLFKSYIRSLASSQEPSTSITDPLLCLQLQCTNASYDVNIEPAKDDVLLEDQEELLSLVEELLCDVYGIEAKPAERSRTANKEKEPAPHRNSFDILLARKSPDDSRASSYASSTPRTPAVEEQHSTHTENRLELRNASSIPWSIPRESMPMPTRNISSSPSDTDNTGRSGIVRYPTESRRNSRERLQTSSPGFILPSPSASSTTAPGYVTEAQSSLSSLGTPQTPHPRTRQASMDHSTHPGNGALDSWLGKTPVPLSQPTIGEVPVDDGDERSLQQLAQERFGSSERSPNNTVSIENGVATAQNQYPETQASPAEAETEPEEIGSPLLGSTRDSKIREDRAPAPEKSSTTLRQLLSGNNHQELDRALDFENRKREAILRHREQLRSRRNQTTTSSPHMSRYLAAKAALHSQPDADREDEPTVKPVLSTHDPRSRLMRYREQDQNEDGISRNRRINTDKLPLENIPDGHELYSLGLTQQADISLISTTYDHITKTDLYTGCGDQFVAFDHSHKDTERVLDIWRYRLISIMRSNYQTEERSGLPDVHFNFSRLAQRGQSK; encoded by the exons ATGCCAATCGCCGCGCTGTCCCCTGAAGCGGTGCGGGCAATTGGCTCCGCGTCTGTTATTTCCGATCCCTGCTCCATTGTCAAGGAGCTCCTGGACAACGCCTTGGATGCCACAGCTACTTCGGTCTTCATCGAGATCTCACAGAATACACTTGACGTAATACAAGTGAAAGACAATGGCCACGGTATCCCCACTAGTGACCACCCTTTTGTATGCAAACGCACTTTCACTAGCAAGATTCAATCCGTCGAGGATCTTAGAACTATCGGTGGGAAGTCCCTAGGTTTCAGAGGCGAAGCACTTGCTAGTGCAGCGGAGGTATCCGGTGGCGTGACTATCACCACTAGAGTACCGCATGAGCCGGTTGGGTCTTCTATCAAATATGGTAGAAATGGCGAGCTTCTAAG TACCCAACGAGCGTCACATCCGGTAGGTACCAGTGTCCGCATAACGGACTTGTTCAAACACATCCCTGTCCGGAGACAAACTACGATAAAGAATGCTGCCAAGACGCTCGCGAGGATCAAGAAGCTCGTACAAGCATACGCTATTGCTCAGCCCTCCAAGCGTTTATCCCTGAAAGTCCTCAGAGTAAAGACAGAGACGAACAACTGGATGTATGGCCCAGGCAAGGACGCTAGCCTCGTGGATGCTGCATTAAAGGTTGTGGGCACCGAAGCTTCCTCTAGCTGTCTTGTCAAGGCCTGGCCACCTGAGAATGACAGCGACAGGTCTTTTCGGATACTCGCGCTTCTCCCAAAACCAGATTCTG ACCTTGCCAAGGTAAACGGGTTGGGTCAGTATATCAGTATCGATGGCAGGCCCTTATCGACCACCCGAGGGGTCGCGCAAGATACTGCCAAATTATTCAAGTCTTATATACGCTCACTTGCTTCCAGTCAGGAGCCATCCACAAGCATTACTGATCCGCTTTTGTGCCTTCAGCTCCAGTGCACTAATGCAAGCTACGACGTCAACATTGAGCCCGCCAAAGATGATGTCCTTCTCGAAGACCAGGAAGAGCTTCTCTCCTTGGTGGAAGAGCTTTTGTGTGATGTGTACGGTATAGAAGCAAAACCAGCCGAGAGATCAAGGACCGCCAATAAAGAAAAGGAGCCTGCTCCTCATAGAAACTCGTTTGACATCCTTCTTGCCAGGAAAAGTCCGGATGACTCACGGGCAAGCAGTTATgcctcctcaacaccacgGACACCGGCTGTAGAGGAACAACAtagcacacacacagagaatCGTCTGGAGCTGAGAAATGCGAGCAGCATCCCCTGGTCAATACCTAGAGAAAGCATGCCGATGCCGACACGCAACATTTCTTCGTCGCCCAGTGATACGGACAACACAGGAAGGAGTGGAATTGTGCGATATCCGACTGAAAGCCGAAGAAACTCACGGGAGAGACTGCAGACAAGCTCTCCAGGGTTCATCTTACCGAGTCCCTCTGCCAGCTCGACGACTGCTCCTGGCTACGTGACTGAAGCTCAGTCTTCGCTGTCTAGTCTAGGAACACCTCAAACTCCTCATCCCAGGACAAGGCAAGCCTCAATGGACCATAGCACGCATCCTGGAAACGGAGCCCTTGATAGTTGGTTAGGGAAAACCCCAGTCCCCTTGTCTCAGCCAACCATTGGTGAGGTACCTGTAGACGATGGAGACGAGCGCTCATTGCAGCAGTTGGCGCAAGAGCGATTTGGCTCATCAGAAAGGTCACCAAATAACACAGTATCAATAGAGAATGGCGTTGCTACTGCTCAGAATCAATATCCCGAGACCCAGGCTAGccctgcagaagcagaaacagAGCCAGAAGAAATTGGTTCTCCCTTGCTTGGAAGTACCCGAGACTCCAAAATCAGAGAAGATCGCGCGCCTGCCCCTGAGAAGTCTTCCACTACTCTACGCCAGCTTCTTTCAGGAAATAACCACCAGGAGCTGGACCGTGCACTTGACTTTGAGAACCGCAAGAGGGAAGCTATCCTTAGGCATCGAGAACAACTTAGAAGTCGGCGAAACCAGACCACAACGAGTTCACCCCATATGAGTCGGTATCTAGCTGCCAAGGCTGCACTTCACAGTCAACCCGACGCTGACCGAGAAGACGAGCCGACCGTGAAGCCCGTGCTGAGTACACATGACCCACGATCGCGTTTAATGCGTTACAGGGAGCAAGATCAGAATGAAGATGGTATATCAAGAAATAGAAGGATCAACACAGACAAGTTGCCATTGGAAAACATTCCAGATGGACATGAACTATATAGTCTGGGTCTGACCCAGCAGGCCGACATTTCGCTCATATCGACCACATACGACCATATAACCAAGACAGACCTGTATACTGGATGTGGAGATCAATTTGTCGCCTTTGACCATTCACATAAAGATACAGAGAGGGTGCTTGATATCTGGAGATATCGACTTATCAGTATAATGCGGAGCAATTACCAGACTGAGGAACGGTCGGGATTGCCGGATGTGCATTTCAATTTCTCTCGTTTAGCGCAGCGCGGGCAATCCAAGTGA